The nucleotide window CGATAGTGAGCGGATGCAGTTTGGCGCCCAGGCGATGGGTTTGCTGTTTCCATTCCTCCTCGGTGAATTCTTCGGCGAAGTGCGGCTCCCAAAAGGCGATATGGCAGACGCGGCCAATGCCGAAGACTACCGCGAGACCAGCGCCGTCCTGACGCAAGTTGGCGATGCGGTCGAGGTAAGTGGGCAGCAATTTTTTTGTGGCGAAATGGCGCTGTTTTTTAGGAACGCTCAACGTTCCTAACGGTCCGTAAAAGGCGTTCTCCATAGCGTCCTGGAAAGAGCCAGGCGCGTTGGGCGGCGTGGTGTTGCCTTGAGCATCGGCCCATTCGTCCATATTGAAGCCGTAGACATGATCGCATTTGATCTTCCATTCCTTCAGAAAATAGACC belongs to Candidatus Omnitrophota bacterium and includes:
- a CDS encoding glucosamine-6-phosphate isomerase, with the protein product MADITMLTTLKGSLLESFYPKGWNLEKIDKCCSLPPEDILKRQPWWNKGFEPVQCEAMGEFDAKMGFEIAQTIRTYKEQGKKLAIILPVGPMGMYKWAVYFLKEWKIKCDHVYGFNMDEWADAQGNTTPPNAPGSFQDAMENAFYGPLGTLSVPKKQRHFATKKLLPTYLDRIANLRQDGAGLAVVFGIGRVCHIAFWEPHFAEEFTEEEWKQQTHRLGAKLHPLTI